The Podospora pseudocomata strain CBS 415.72m chromosome 3, whole genome shotgun sequence genome window below encodes:
- a CDS encoding hypothetical protein (EggNog:ENOG503PHCQ) — translation MAIASLQQPTQAEMPPPPPPPPPPGLSLWPQLEQQQQQQSQQSHTPRQPSFAERKSHQQHHHQQQQQQQQQHARRGSSPEKGQSRFLEGSMNDRVSAVPPPEFITGNKTEEEIREWERQFYFPSSSSSTYHGGGVTMSTPASPTMSGFGGHPLMRPRSSLQVWGGGYNGQVQQKKSSGFLAPLWDGVREKLRGSRSSGSMEGVMMQGQGQGQGHGERAKVVTKAEQSQQPQQQQQKKEASSSRPASPVKPPSIVTGAANGTSYPSREEVLASYKSLQASGFFSAHAIKGTRHPLRNAASAPMTRTTTEMQVAGTMSPSGPSSPTSSLYVNGDRRSFADRLAAVNSQQQLRPAPSTASFRSPAAPTRAPPPPPSEEENSEDASPSRGTKRPSQDIHGEQETATRKLVKKLRRSNSRTSTKTNFTTQTANFYGGHHHHHHHKSRPSTSSAMSGFSLFGGASLYTTTSTVVDPEQQTPTQSPSKSAKLRSKMSFGNLVSGKLTKEKKEKKKERTSFLGGLRRKTKGSKTPPAEQQQQQHQSVQRDEDVDMGINIPAQVAQSMVQPSRYDDDDDEMMLDAPYITPHPTHYHVSNPHPHPHHHVLHQRGNSLPLATLTESSPSRRNITPPTSAFYTSHGHQPRIRRSLEMELENEVVIPDANRGIPKVPKIPRTYYTGKAVVVDIDEERRVKRESLQVLMGKQRKHRDSGMSGFSWGSGGRSFSGVSGGSGMSGSGQENRGEVYVHPSQSGW, via the exons ATGGCGATTGCCTCTTTGCAACAACCAACACAGGCGgagatgccaccaccaccaccaccaccaccaccacctggtTTATCGTTGTGGCCGCAATtagaacagcaacaacaacagcaatcGCAACAATCGCACACCCCCCGACAACCATCCTTCGCCGAACGCAAatcccaccaacaacaccaccaccaacaacaacaacaacaacaacaacaacacgccCGCCGGGGGTCCTCTCCCGAAAAGGGACAGTCGAGGTTTCTGGAAGGGAGCATGAACGATCGCGTTAGCGCGGTGCCCCCGCCGGAATTCATCACTGGGAATAaaaccgaggaggagatacgggagtgggagaggcaGTTTTATTTtccgtcgtcctcttcttcgacttATCACGGGGGAGGAGTGACGATGTCCACTCCTGCGAGCCCGACAATGTCGGGGTTTGGTGGGCATCCGTTGATGAGGCCGAGGAGCAGTTTGCaggtttggggtggtgggtataACGGACAGGTGCAACAGAAAAAGAGCAGCGGTTTTTTGGCGCCGCTTTGGGATGGTGTGAGGGAGAAGCTGAGGGGGAGTAGGAGTTCGGGGAGTATGGAGGGAGTGATGAtgcag gggcaggggcaggggcaggggcatggggagagggcgaaggTGGTGACCAAGGCAGAACaatcacaacaaccacaacagcaacagcaaaagaaggaggCGTCGTCGTCCAGGCCGGCGAGCCCGGTGAAGCCGCCGAGTATTGTTACTGGCGCGGCGAACGGGACGAGTTATCCCTctagggaggaggtgctggcgAGTTACAAGAGTTTGCAGGCTTCGGGGTTTTTCAGTGCGCATGCTATCAAGGGGACTAGACATCCCCTTCGCAACGCTGCCAGCGcgccgatgacgaggacgacgacggagATGCAGGTTGCGGGAACGATGTCACCTTCTGGACCGTCGAGCCCGACGAGTAGTTTGTATGTCAATGGGGATAGGAGGTCGTTCGCGGATAGGTTGGCTGCCGTGAAcagtcagcagcagctgcgACCTGCGCCTTCGACTGCGAGCTTTCGGAGTCCGGCGGCGCCAAC gagggcgcctccgccgccaccgtcggaggaggagaattcGGAGGATGCGAGTCCGAGTCGGGGGACCAAGAGGCCGAGTCAGGACATTCACGGGGAGCAGGAGACTGCGACTAGGAAGCTGGTGAAGAAGCTGAGGAGGTCGAACAGTCGGACGTCGACCAAGACGAACTTTACGACGCAGACAGCGAATTTTTACGggggtcatcatcatcatcaccatcacaagTCGAGGCCATCGACCTCGTCGGCGATGTCGGGGTTTAGTTTGTTTGGGGGGGCGTCGCTTTATACCACGACGAGCACGGTCGTGGACCCGGAGCAGCAGACGCCGACTCAAAGCCCGAGCAAATCGGCGAAGCTGAGGTCCAAGATGAGTTTTGGGAATCTGGTCTCGGGGAAGCTgacgaaggagaagaaggagaagaagaaggagaggacgagTTTTCTtggtgggttgaggaggaagacgaaggGGTCGAAGACGCCGCCGGcggaacagcagcagcaacagcatcagaGTGTTCAGAGGGACGAGGATGTCGATATGGGGATCAACATTCCGGCGCAGGTCGCGCAGAGTATGGTGCAACCTAGCCGttatgacgatgacgatgatgagatgatgcTTGATGCGCCCTATATCACGCCTCACCCGACTCACTATCACGTTTCGAACCcgcaccctcaccctcaccatcatgtcCTGCATCAGAGGGGTAACAGCCTGCCGTTGGCGACTCTGACCGAATCTTCCCCTTCGAGAAGAAACATCACCCCGCCTACTTCGGCGTTTTACACCTCGCATGGGCACCAGCCACGGATCaggaggagcttggagatggagctGGAGAATGAGGTTGTTATTCCGGATGCGAATAGGGGGATTCCAAAGGTGCCCAAGATTCCGAGGACGTACTACACGGGcaaggcggtggtggtggacattgacgaggagaggagggtgaagagggagagttTGCAGGTTTTGATGGGGAAGCAGAGGAAGCATAGGGATAGCGGGATGAGCGGGTTTTCTTGGGGGagcggggggaggagttttAGCGGTGTCagtggggggagtgggatgagCGGGAGCGGGCAGGAGAACAGGGGGGAGGTGTATGTTCATCCTAGTCAGAGCGGGTGGTGA
- the SEC17 gene encoding vesicular-fusion protein S17 (COG:U; EggNog:ENOG503NWP2; BUSCO:EOG09263X22): MALDPRALEEKLDTLGIREGTANTDYTKQAKKTLAGASGGFSFFSGSKEDKLQNAAELFVQAGNAYKMEGKNKEAGTAFEQAAKIHRDRLNEPDDAANIMVDAFKVYRKDNPEDAVRCLGMAIDRYTQKGNFRRAASHKENEGEVLEEELGDRRRAMESYEKAAQWYEGDGANALANKLWLKVADIAALEGDYHRAIQNFEKVADSSLDNHLMKYSVKEYFFKAGICILATKDLVSARRNIERYREKDPSFGGQREFKLLSALIEAVEAGNQEVFTDELYAYDQMSRLDKWKTELLVKIKNQIEEADNEFS; the protein is encoded by the exons ATGGCTCTCGATCCGCGcgcgttggaggagaag TTGGACACGTTGGGCATAAGAGAGGGCACCGCTAATACGGATTACACAAAACAGGCAAAGAAGACCCTCGCGGGCGCCTCGGGCGgcttcagcttcttcagcgggagcaaggaggacaagCTCCAGAATGCGGCGGAGCTGTTTGTCCAGGCGGGAAATGCTTacaagatggaggggaaga ACAAGGAAGCAGGCACCGCATTTGAGCAAGCGGCCAAGATCCACAGAGACAGGCTGAACGAACCCGACGACGCGGCCAACATTATGGTGGACGCCTTCAAGGTCTATAGAAAAGACAACCCCGAGGACGCGGTCCGGTGCTTGGGCATGGCGATTGATCGGTACACGCAGAAAGGAAACTTTAGACGGGCGGCGAGTCACAAGGAGAACgaaggggaggttttggaggaggagttgggggatcggaggagggcgatggaGAGTTATGAGAAGGCTGCACAGTGGtatgagggggatggggcgAATGC GCTGGCCAACAAGCTCTGGCTCAAGGTGGCGGATATTGCTGCTTTGGAAGGGGATTATCACAGGGCGATTCAGAACTTTGAAAAGGTGGCTGATTCGTCGCTTGATAACCACTTGATGAAGTACTCGGTCAAGGAGTACTTCTTCAAGGCGGGGATTTGCATTTTGGCGACCAAGGACTTGGTTAGTGCGCGCCGCAATATCGAGAGGTACAGGGAAAAGGACCCGTCGTTTGGTGGGCAGCGTGAGTTTAAGCTCCTGTCGGCCCTGAttgaggctgttgaggcgGGCAACCAGGAGGTGTTTACGGATGAGCTCTATGCGTACGATCAGATGAGCCGGTTGGACAAGTGGAAGACAGAGTTGTtggtcaagatcaagaaccagattgaggaggcggataACGAGTTCTCGtag
- the RRP12 gene encoding pre-rRNA processing protein (EggNog:ENOG503NZ15; COG:S; BUSCO:EOG092608AV) — protein MPLTTSETVKMASLTLTEKLDKIRSPNLQSQKQTASILEGVETAFKEQNTQPTPTAYFAALLSLLDNKTLAQPVIYLLDIVTPYAPEPLLRAKFTQILELLAPVLSQPDADAPLVRASIGVLESLLLAQDAVAWEQSAAVMGPRRAVGGLLSFSLDPRPKVRKRGQEALRKILRSPPPSPSLDHPVAPMCAETAMMSLKAVAEKAAQLKKEKKGSEASTDPELIHALQLVKSVASASGGWPSKKIESLCELLLGIARSGNEHMSMAVFDIFEMIFEGMAEDVASSKLPRLLEIIKELRPAPNDTQLLPAWIAILSRAYDVSAQVEPEETFQGLLDPFNLVASYLESEAKNIRISASECLVSFMANCVPASVLVEPSIYDEKVIGQLVETAESLLTLKYQAAWLETFNVLGAMFDSLRWRADPYMLKITQSIGEMRGNDSFTGKQEADEVLGKAIRAMGPESVLKVLPLNLVRPARGQPGRAWLLPLLRDYTSNTNLAHFKNELVPVSAAMFQRVLDHGAAPKTMEIKIFETVVQQIWSILPGYCDLPLDLTEAFDKTFAETLTTLLYEQVELRLDVCRSLKALVESNQAVVSAEEADPALESRVSKETAAKNLGYLGTTFAADFLAVLFNVYSTTLPQKRGPVLQTINAYLSIIPAARLTETFDLVCTKLAEALQQAPEPKEQKQQKGEQMPSTAHTLMDLVVTMSIYLPRESFEALFRIAALVVFKDDDPQLQKKAYKLIPRLADAEIGRAALTQRNEELQALILSSAEKVSAPARRERLAAIAAMLPFVPDTQLHFIPSVLSEVVISCKEQNEKARTIAFDLLVLMGQRMVNSHGAVIDNSKVPHMPKDAPAATASVEEFFTMVSAGLAGSTPHMISASITAITRILYEFRETVSEATMSDLVQTMDLFLTSNNREIVKSVLGFVKVCILSLPTEMMLPRLETLLPNLMVWSHEHKGHFRAKVKHIIERMIRRFGVDVVMRYCPEDDKKLITNIRKTKERSKRRKDAAKNAEESDGEDDGRRKNRFESEYDQALYSSESEGEQSDDSDVEMTGRKQKGGKNKGGSAYILEDEDEPLDLLDRNALANISSTKPMKQKAREKKKVKRDMDGKLILGQEEEGEGMDVDMGGGGNEEESGVGAYVAALRGKDVPIRGMRGKLKWKRGRKNEEGDDSDDGMDIDEGAAKAIRERPGNQRGRGGDRGRGGDRGRGGRGGGRGGGRGGRGGIAAGRRGLGQDKQKGPGGFGGVRKGGRGRV, from the exons ATGCCATTGACGACCTCAGAAACCGTCAAAATGGCCTCTCTTACGTTGAcggagaagctggacaagATCCGGTCGCCAAATCTGCAGAGTCAGAAGCAG ACCGCAAGCATTCTCGAAGGTGTCGAGACCGCCTTCAAGGAACAAAACACACAACCCACACCAACAGCTTACTTCGCTGCCCTGCTCAGTCTTCTCGACAACAAGACGCTCGCCCAACCCGTCATCTACCTCCTCGACATTGTCACCCCCTACGCGCCCGAGCCCCTCCTCCGCGCCAAGTTCACCCAGATCCTCGAACTGTTGGCACCAGTCCTGTCGCAACCCGATGCCGATGCCCCGTTAGTCAGAGCCTCGATTGGTGTTCTTGAGAGTCTGCTGCTTGCTCAGGATGCCGTTGCTTGGGAGCAGAGCGCCGCCGTCATGGGCCCCCGCCGGGCTGTCGGCGGTCTCTTGAGCTTTTCGCTTGACCCTCGGCCGAAGGTGCGCAAGAGAGGCCAGGAGGCCCTGCGCAAGATTCTTAGGAGCCCTCCTCCTAGCCCGTCGCTCGACCACCCTGTTGCGCCAATGTGCGCCGAGACTGCCATGATGAGCTTGAAGGCTGTGGCTGAGAAGGCCGCTCAGttgaagaaagagaagaaaggatCCGAGGCTTCGACTGATCCTGAGCTTATTCACGCTTTGCAGTTGGTCAAGTCTGTTGCTTCGGCTAGTGGTGGATGGCCGAGCAAGAAGATTGAGTCGCTTtgcgagctgctgcttggcatCGCTCGCTCCGGAAACGAGCACATGAGTATGGCGGTGTTTGACATCTTTGAGATGATCTTTGAGGGGATGGCTGAGGATGTGGCTTCGTCGAAGCTGCCGAGATTATTGGAGATCATCAAGGAGTTGCGCCCAGCACCAAACGATACCCAGCTTCTTCCCGCGTGGATCGCCATTCTCTCGAGAGCGTACGACGTTTCGGCCCAGGTTGAGCCGGAGGAGACGTTCCAGGGGCTTTTGGACCCTTTCAACTTGGTAGCTTCTTATCTTGAGTCTGAGGCCAAGAACATTCGCATTTCGGCGTCCGAGTGCTTGGTTTCTTTTATGGCCAACTGCGTGCCTGCTTCGGTTCTTGTTGAGCCATCGATTTACGACGAGAAGGTCATCGGACAGTTGGTCGAGACTGCCGAGAGCCTTTTGACGCTCAAGTATCAGGCTGCTTGGCTCGAGACGTTCAACGTTCTCGGTGCCATGTTTGACtcgttgaggtggagggcggATCCTTACATGCTCAAGATCACTCAGAGCATTGGTGAGATGCGCGGAAACGACTCGTTTACTGGCAAGCaggaggcggatgaggtTCTTGGGAAGGCCATCCGGGCCATGGGTCCTGAGTCTGTCCTGAAGGTTCTCCCCCTGAATCTTGTCAGACCGGCGAGAGGCCAGCCAGGCAGAGCTTGGCTGCTGCCTCTTCTGCGTGACTACacatccaacaccaacctggCGCACTTCAAGAACGAACTTGTGCCCGTGAGCGCCGCCATGTTCCAGCGCGTGTTGGACCACGGTGCTGCGCCCAAGACTATGGAGATCAAGATTTTCGAGACTGTTGTTCAACAAATATGGTCTATCCTCCCCGGCTACTGCGACTTGCCCCTGGATCTGACTGAGGCTTTCGACAAAACTTTCGCGGAGACGCTTACTACGCTTCTTTACGAACAGGTTGAGCTGCGCCTCGACGTCTGCCGCTCGCTCAAGGCTCTCGTCGAGTCCAACCAGGCTGTTGTCTCGGCCGAGGAAGCCGATCCTGCTCTTGAGAGCAGAGTCAGCAAGGAGACTGCGGCCAAGAACTTGGGGTACCTTGGTACCACGTTTGCCGCTGACTTCCTCGCCGTTCTCTTCAACGTTTACAGCACCACTCTTCCTCAGAAGCGTGGCCCTGTTCTTCAGACTATCAACGCCTACCTCAGCATTATCCCTGCTGCCCGCCTGACCGAGACTTTTGATCTTGTTTGCACCAAGCTTGCCGAGGCTCTCCAGCAGGCCCCTGAGCccaaggagcagaagcagcagaaggGCGAGCAGATGCCCTCTACCGCCCACACCCTGATGGATCTCGTTGTTACCATGTCCATCTACCTCCCCAGAGAAAGCTTCGAGGCCCTTTTCAGAATTGCTGCCCTTGTTGTCTTCAAGGATGACGACCCTCAACTGCAGAAGAAGGCCTACAAGCTCATCCCACGCCTGGCTGATGCCGAGATTGGCCGTGCTGCCCTTACTCAGAGAAACGAAGAGCTCCAGGCTCTTATCCTGTCCAGCGCTGAGAAGGTGTCGGCCCCGGCCAGAAGAGAGCGTCTTGCTGCTATTGCTGCCATGCTTCCCTTTGTTCCTGACACCCAGCTTCACTTCATCCCCTCGGTGCTTTCCGAAGTTGTCATCAGCTGCAAGGAGCAGAACGAGAAGGCCCGCACCATTGCTTTTGACCTCTTGGTTCTTATGGGCCAACGTATGGTCAACTCTCACGGTGCTGTCATTGACAACAGCAAGGTCCCCCACATGCCCAAAGACGCCCCTGCCGCTACGGCCTCCGTTGAGGAATTCTTCACCATGGTCAGCGCCGGTCTTGCCGGTAGCACCCCCCATATGATTTCCgcctccatcaccgccatcacccgCATCCTCTACGAGTTCCGTGAGACCGTCAGCGAAGCGACCATGTCCGACTTGGTCCAGACGATGGATCTCTTtctcacctccaacaaccgCGAGATTGTCAAGTCCGTGCTTGGCTTCGTCAAGGTGTGTATCCTCAGCTTGCCCACCGAGATGATGCTCCCCCGTCTGGAgactctcctccccaacctgaTGGTCTGGAGCCACGAGCACAAGGGCCACTTCCGCGCCAAGGTCAAGCACATCATCGAGAGAATGATTCGTCGGTttggggtggatgtggtCATGAGGTACTGCCCCGAGGACGACAAGAAGCTTATCACCAACATCcgcaagaccaaggagcgcagcaagaggagaaaggaCGCTGCCAAGAACGCGGAGGAGagcgatggggaggatgatgggaggaggaagaacaGGTTTGAGAGCGAGTATGACCAAGCGCTGTATAGCAGCGAGTCGGAGGGTGAGCAGAGTGATGATTCGGATGTGGAGATGACGGGGAGGAAACAGAAGGGTGGGAAGAACAAGGGGGGGAGCGCGTATAttttggaggatgaggatgagccGTTGGATCTGCTGGATCGTAACGCGCTGGCGAATATTTCTTCGACGAAGCCGATGAAGCAGAAGGcaagggagaagaagaaggtgaagagggataTGGATGGGAAGTTGATTTtggggcaggaggaggagggtgaggggatggatgttgacatgggtggtggtggtaatgaGGAAGAGAGTGGAGTTGGTGCGTACGTGGCTGCGCTGAGGGGCAAGGATGTGCCGATTAGGGGTATGAGGGGTAAGTTGaagtggaagagggggaggaagaatgaggagggagatgatagtgatgatgggatggataTTGATGAGGGGGCTGCCAAGGCCATTAGGGAGAGGCCGGGGAAtcagagggggagagggggggatagagggagaggtggtgatcGGGGtagaggtgggagaggtggtggaagggggggtggacgtggtggacggggagggaTTGCTGCTGGacggagggggttggggcaGGATAAGCAGAAGGGTCcgggtgggtttggtggtgtgaggaagggtgggagagggagggtgtAG
- a CDS encoding hypothetical protein (EggNog:ENOG503NZB3; COG:K), whose amino-acid sequence MGAQVVPSASHGMPALEVAEPNPPHIISRATKGGRTLWYCLKVIQQPERARACGSGPKSSADRRPVDPPPVVELRVYEGHTWEAAQDKDITFLYNANFFLYATLEHARVMAHGRVQTPAANTPPVLTGMPVSGMAYLDRPTEAGYFLFPDLSVRHEGRYRLTFSLYEETKEDKDKDPQSDSSASEGQSSSPAQGGSFDFRMEVKSQDFVVYSAKKFPGLAESTALSRMVAEQGCRVRIRRDVRMRRRDGKGAGDYDNGDDEYARRRSRRTATPVADARSDFNRNRSMSGSAERAPYPADSQRRPSMADYPSQFPGQPGSQGGHLQFLNGGSNGQYPSQPPPQNFAQPPSVPASPVYPPSQAAPYPSQTSYQAAPPPPPPSYRQRERTPSQSSYAPLNPAPRRDSAQPQGFRSSSGHVTLPPLVPAFPQHNSHRMPPPKMPSLPPIQVDGPQTSTLPGASQLPLPSPTRFRPLVPTSRRRLPAPLTAS is encoded by the exons ATGGGCGCACAAGTTGTTCCATCAGCCTCTCACGGCATGCCGGCCCTGGAAGTCGCTGAGCCAAATCCTCCGCATATCATTAGCCGCGCAACCAAGGGAGGACGCACCCTGTGGTACTGCTTGAAGGTCATCCAGCAACCCGAGCGCGCGAGAGCATGCGGTTCAGGCCCAAAGT CATCGGCTGACCGTCGTCCCGTCGACCCGCCTCCTGTTGTGGAGCTGCGCGTCTATGAGGGCCATACTTGGGAGGCGGCCCAGGATAAGGATATCACTTTCCTGTACAACGCCAACTTCTTTCTCTACGCCACTCTCGAACATGCCAGAGTCATGGCCCACGGTCGCGTTCAGAccccagcagccaacacGCCGCCCGTCTTGACCGGTATGCCCGTGTCTGGAATGGCCTATCTGGACCGTCCTACCGAAGCCGGCTATTTCTTGTTCCCTGATCTGTCTGTCAGGCACGAGGGCCGTTATAGACTGACGTTCAGCCTCTacgaggagaccaaggaggacaaggacaaggaccCGCAGAGCGACAGCTCGGCCTCCGAGGGCCAGAGCTCCAGCCCGGCCCAGGGAGGCTCCTTTGACTTCAGGATGGAGGTCAAGTCGCAGGACTTCGTCGTCTACAGCGCCAAGAAGTTCCCTGGTTTGGCTGAAAGCACCGCTCTCAGCCGCATGGTTGCCGAGCAAGGCTGCCGTGTCCGCATTCGCCGCGATGTTAGGATGAGACGGCGTGATGGAAAGGGTGCTGGTGACTATGAcaatggcgatgatgagtaTGCACGAAGACGTTCTCGAAGAACCGCGACGCCCGTGGCCGATGCTCGGTCTGACTTCAACCGCAACCGATCGATGAGCGGAAGCGCGGAACGGGCTCCCTACCCTGCCGACTCACAGCGCCGCCCATCGATGGCCGACTACCCTTCGCAATTTCCTGGACAGCCAGGCTCCCAGGGAGGGCACCTTCAGTTCCTCAACGGAGGCTCCAACGGCCAGTATCCTTCtcagccaccacctcaaaaCTTTGCTCAACCTCCCTCGGTTCCCGCTTCACCCGTGTACCCACCAAGCCAGGCGGCGCCGTACCCATCGCAGACTTCGTACCaggctgctcctccaccaccgcccccttcGTACAGACAGCGCGAGCGAACGCCTTCGCAGTCGTCGTATGCGCCTCTCAACCCGGCTCCTCGTCGCGACAGCGCGCAACCACAGGGCTTCAGGTCATCCTCTGGCCAcgtcaccctccctcccttggTTCCGGCTTTCCCGCAGCACAACTCGCACCGCATGCCGCCGCCCAAGATGCCGTCCCTGCCGCCCATCCAGGTCGACGGACCCCAAACCAGCACGCTTCCCGGCGCCAGCCAGCTCCCGTTGCCGAGTCCGACGCGCTTCAGGCCGCTCGTCCCAACTTCCCGGCGCCGGCTGCCGGCCCCGTTGACCGCATCATGA